CGTTTTTAATTACATTCATATTGTCTTGTCAGCTAAAATATCCGGATAATAAAATGGACAACTTTGTTTATATGAATTTTATCGCTTGTAAATTAAAAAGTTCATCTTGTAATTAATCAAGCAAAATTAAGACAATTATGTTTATTGTAAGCGACTATTCAACCAATATTAAGCCCAAAAAATTGGTAAGGTAAAAATTTATGCGTATCTTGCGCCCTTCAAATTAATATATAATAATAATTTGATATTTATTTTGGTTTGATTTTTTAATATGGAGCACCTGCGCAAAAGTTCAATTCAGAAATATTTAAATAATTCGGCAAATAATACTATTTTGGCGCGGGGACGTACCATAAAAAAAGCTAACGGCTGCCAGCTTGTTTCATTAGATATAGAAAATGAAAAAGCACTATACCACGTACAAAGCGACAGTATGGACGGCAGTTACCAAGTTAATATCAGTAAATTTGGCAGCTCGTTAACTTTACAAATTAAATGCGAGTGTGCCTATAACTGGAGCGGGTTATGCAAACACGAAATAGCAGCTTTACTTGACTTAGACGAGCAACTACAACATATAAAATACGACCAATCGTTTACAGTGCTTCACATGGCCAGTATTAACGAGTCGGTAATACAATCGTGCTTGCCCAACGAACTATACCAAACAGCCCGCCAGTTGGCCTTTTCAGACCACGCCGAAATTGAAACAATAGGCCACCAAACCATTAAAGCTAAGCTTAAATATAAAAATGCAGACTACGAGGTTACCATAGCCAAAGATGGCAAACAATTTAATACCACTTGCAACTGCTCAGACACAGACTATAAAATTTGCCTGCACAAAGCCATCGTTTTTTTGCAGATGCGCTTTAAATATGGCACAAATGCTTTTGCCGGATTGGCTAATTGGAACGATTATAAAAATAGTTTGTTAGCTGAATACGGATACTCCCTAAACGACGAGGGTTTATCCGGAAAATTTGAGTTTAGAATGACAGACGACAAACCCGAGTTAATTGTTCTTGACCCGTCTTTAATTAAACTCAGCCAAATTAATCAAATTAGTGAAAAATACGAAAACAGTTTCAACAACGCAACCAACAATAACAATACCGAAGCAAAAAACGCCATTTTTGAAGGCTTAAAAGCCTACAAAAAAGCTAAATCAGAAGACGACCGCTTTGGCTTAGGCTATGTATTTGTACTGCATCGCGAATACGAAAAAAACTTTGAACTGCTGCCAATAGTTGGAAAACTAAACCCCGAAACCCACCAAATTAGTTCACATATATCTAATTTTAACGATGCCTTAACAAAATGGCAAACTGTTAATACATTTAGTATTCCCGAAATTGATGCTGCCGATAATGCGCTACTAAAAATTATCCGGAATTTAACGCAGCTAACTTTATCGCTAACCGCCGAAACCTCAGCTACAAAAATAGTAAATATAAATAGTTATAGCCGCAAAAAAAACAATCCAAACGCATCGCTCGAAAAACAAGAAGAGCTTTTTTATCAGTTACAGCCTGTGCTAATAAAAGCTTTTGAACTATTAAAAAACAAACAAGTATTTTACCATAACAATATCGGAAAAAGTTTAAGCTTAAACAATTTATTACCGCTACAACTTATAACTGACCCTATTAGTTTGGGGTTTGTTTTGGAGGAAACCTCTGATCTTTACTATTTAACCGGATATGTAAAAACAGCATCGGGCTGGCAAATACCTTTTGGCGAGCTAACTTTATACGCGCCCTGCCTGCTTTTTGTTAACGATCATTTGTTGATTTTGCCCAATGGTAAAGACCTTGCCCTCATTAAGCACTTAATTAATAATAATGGATTAAGCATAAAAAAAACTGCATTTCCGGTACTATTGCGGCAGTTAATTTTGCCCCTCCAACTGCGCTACGAAGTAGCTATCAATATTAATCAAAATTGGCAAAACATAGCCCCTAAACCACTTGCCCGCATCTATTTAACCGATGCTAACGACGAAATGGTCGCTTTTCGTCCGGCGGTGTATTACGAAGGCTATATGGTTAGCCCCGACAATTTAGAAGCCACTTTTGTAGTAGAACAACAAGGTGAATTGTACCAAATTACCCGAGACAAATCTTTTGAAACCCAGTTTTTTGATTTTTTTGCCCAACAACACCCCCTGTTCAACGAGCAATTAAGCCAAAACCCAACCGCACCATATTGCCTGCTACCTTTTGACGAGCTGCTTAAAGATGCTTGGTTTTTAGATTTTGCCGCTGCCATGCACGCACAACAAATTGAGTTGATGGGGGTTAAGCAACTTAGCAGGTTTAATTATAGTTTGCATAAACCCGAAATGCAATGGCGCGTTAGCTCGGGCATTGATTGGTTTGATATGGAGGCCGATATAAAATTTGGCACCGAAACCGTAACGCTTAAAGATGTGCAACGTGCAGTTATGCGCAACGAGCGCTTTGTAAAACTTAGCGATGGCACCATGGGTGTTTTGCCCGAAGAATGGCTAAAACGCTACGAAACAATATTAAAAATAGGCGATGTTAAAGGCAATAAACTAAAACTATCGAAAATTCACTTTTCCCTGCTCGACGAACTTTACCAAGAAATTGACGATGCTTCAACTTTATTGGAACTTGAAGATAAAAAACGGAAACTGCGCCTTTTTAATCAAATTGAGTCTAAACCATTACCCAAAAATGTATTGGCCAACCTGCGCCCATACCAAGCCGAGGGCTTTAACTGGCTTACATTTTTAGATGAATTTAAATGGGGGGGCTGCCTTGCCGACGATATGGGGCTGGGCAAAACCTTACAGGTGCTTACCTTTTTACAGCACCAAAAACAACAAAACAGCTTACAACACCATTTAATTGTAGTGCCAACCTCCTTGTTATTTAATTGGGAGGCCGAAGTTCGCAAATTTACGCCGGATTTAACCTTTTACACCCACCACGGAATTAACCGCAACCGCATTGGCAAACAACAGTTCGACGAATTCGATTTAATTATTACCTCGTATGGAACTTTAGTGGCAGATATTGAACTATTTAGCGATTTATATTTTAGCTATATTGTTTTAGATGAATCGCAGTCTATCAAAAACCCTAATACCAAACGGTACAAAGCAGTGCGTTTACTAAAATCGCATAACCGGATTGCGCTTAGTGGAACACCCATTGAAAACAATACCTTCGATTTATATGCCCAAATGAGTTTTTTAAATCCTGGTATGTTAGGCAGCACCGAATTTTTTAAAACCGAATTTGCCAACCCAATTGATAAAAATAACGATACCGAAAAAGTTGAAGTTTTGCGCAAACTAATTTTCCCGTTTGTGCTGCGCCGTACTAAGGAAATGGTCGCAAAGGATCTTCCGGAAAAAACCGAAACCACGCACTACTGCGAAATGGGATCACAACAACGCCGCATTTACGAAGCTTTCAAAAATGAATATCGGTTTAAAATTTTAGACCGAATAGACCAAGACGGAATGGAAAAATCGGGAATTTATATTTTAGAGGGCTTACTTAAATTGCGGCAAATTTGCGACTCGCCCGCCTTATTGCCCGGCCCCGAAGATTACGGCCATGAATCAGCTAAATTAGATGTTTTAATGGAATTGTTGGAAGAAATTACTAATAACCACAAAATATTAGTTTTTTCGCAATTTCTGGGCATGTTAGACCTGCTGCGCCAGCGCCTCGAAAAAAATAATATTACCTATACTTATTTAGACGGCTCGACAAATACAAACAATCGCCGCAATGCTGTCGATAAGTTTCAGGAGGATGAACAAGTTAGGGTGTTTTTAATTAGCCTCAAAGCTGGCGGTTTAGGGCTTAACCTTACTGCCGCCGATTACGTTTTTTTGCTTGACCCTTGGTGGAACCCTGCCGTTGAAGCCCAAGCTATTGACCGCACCCACCGGATAGGCCAAACCCGCAATATTTTTGCCTATAAAATGGTTTGTAAAGATTCGATAGAAGAAAAAATACTACTGCTACAAGCCAAAAAGAAAGCCCTTGCCTACGACTTAGTAGCTGCCGATGCAAAATTTGTAAAACAACTTACCCGCGAAGATGTGGCTTATTTGTTTACCTAAGAACAAAATTTAAATAATAAATTTTAACTGCGTATTTGATAGTGGGCCAGATGAATGGTCACCACTTAATTTTGAATCCGGATAAAAAA
The sequence above is drawn from the Sphingobacteriales bacterium genome and encodes:
- a CDS encoding SNF2 helicase associated domain-containing protein, encoding MEHLRKSSIQKYLNNSANNTILARGRTIKKANGCQLVSLDIENEKALYHVQSDSMDGSYQVNISKFGSSLTLQIKCECAYNWSGLCKHEIAALLDLDEQLQHIKYDQSFTVLHMASINESVIQSCLPNELYQTARQLAFSDHAEIETIGHQTIKAKLKYKNADYEVTIAKDGKQFNTTCNCSDTDYKICLHKAIVFLQMRFKYGTNAFAGLANWNDYKNSLLAEYGYSLNDEGLSGKFEFRMTDDKPELIVLDPSLIKLSQINQISEKYENSFNNATNNNNTEAKNAIFEGLKAYKKAKSEDDRFGLGYVFVLHREYEKNFELLPIVGKLNPETHQISSHISNFNDALTKWQTVNTFSIPEIDAADNALLKIIRNLTQLTLSLTAETSATKIVNINSYSRKKNNPNASLEKQEELFYQLQPVLIKAFELLKNKQVFYHNNIGKSLSLNNLLPLQLITDPISLGFVLEETSDLYYLTGYVKTASGWQIPFGELTLYAPCLLFVNDHLLILPNGKDLALIKHLINNNGLSIKKTAFPVLLRQLILPLQLRYEVAININQNWQNIAPKPLARIYLTDANDEMVAFRPAVYYEGYMVSPDNLEATFVVEQQGELYQITRDKSFETQFFDFFAQQHPLFNEQLSQNPTAPYCLLPFDELLKDAWFLDFAAAMHAQQIELMGVKQLSRFNYSLHKPEMQWRVSSGIDWFDMEADIKFGTETVTLKDVQRAVMRNERFVKLSDGTMGVLPEEWLKRYETILKIGDVKGNKLKLSKIHFSLLDELYQEIDDASTLLELEDKKRKLRLFNQIESKPLPKNVLANLRPYQAEGFNWLTFLDEFKWGGCLADDMGLGKTLQVLTFLQHQKQQNSLQHHLIVVPTSLLFNWEAEVRKFTPDLTFYTHHGINRNRIGKQQFDEFDLIITSYGTLVADIELFSDLYFSYIVLDESQSIKNPNTKRYKAVRLLKSHNRIALSGTPIENNTFDLYAQMSFLNPGMLGSTEFFKTEFANPIDKNNDTEKVEVLRKLIFPFVLRRTKEMVAKDLPEKTETTHYCEMGSQQRRIYEAFKNEYRFKILDRIDQDGMEKSGIYILEGLLKLRQICDSPALLPGPEDYGHESAKLDVLMELLEEITNNHKILVFSQFLGMLDLLRQRLEKNNITYTYLDGSTNTNNRRNAVDKFQEDEQVRVFLISLKAGGLGLNLTAADYVFLLDPWWNPAVEAQAIDRTHRIGQTRNIFAYKMVCKDSIEEKILLLQAKKKALAYDLVAADAKFVKQLTREDVAYLFT